One Streptomyces sp. NBC_00223 genomic window carries:
- a CDS encoding L-rhamnose mutarotase, with translation MQRHAAIIRLRPEKEAEYRELHAAAWPRVLAMLKRAHISNYSIYLRDGLLFSYLEYTGEDYAADTAAIAADPTTREWWARTDPCQQPVENATDGEWWSPLEEVFHLD, from the coding sequence GTGCAGCGCCATGCCGCGATCATCCGGCTGCGTCCGGAGAAGGAGGCCGAGTACCGCGAACTCCACGCCGCCGCCTGGCCCCGCGTACTGGCCATGCTCAAGCGCGCCCACATCTCCAACTACTCGATCTATCTGCGCGACGGCCTGCTCTTCAGCTATCTGGAGTACACCGGCGAGGACTACGCCGCCGACACCGCGGCCATCGCCGCCGATCCCACCACCCGCGAGTGGTGGGCCCGTACCGACCCCTGCCAGCAGCCGGTCGAGAACGCCACCGACGGCGAGTGGTGGTCCCCGCTGGAAGAGGTCTTCCACCTCGACTAG
- a CDS encoding GNAT family N-acetyltransferase, with protein sequence MTEIQTPRLLLRRWHDDDLAPMAEINADPEVMRWIADGSVRDLEQTAQSIELWEEEWDEEGFGLFAVELLASGELIGFTGLSVPRFLPEVLPAVEIGWRLGRQYWGQGYASEAAHAALEFALQDRGLDRVVSISTVGNDASENVMRKLGMVLERETVHPRYGRQLHVHAIDLTEYQG encoded by the coding sequence ATGACCGAGATTCAGACCCCCCGCCTGCTCCTCCGCCGCTGGCATGACGACGACCTCGCCCCCATGGCGGAGATCAACGCGGACCCGGAGGTCATGCGGTGGATCGCCGACGGTTCGGTCCGTGATCTGGAACAGACCGCCCAGTCCATCGAGCTCTGGGAGGAGGAGTGGGACGAGGAGGGCTTCGGCCTCTTCGCCGTCGAACTGCTCGCCTCGGGCGAGCTGATCGGCTTCACCGGTCTGTCCGTGCCCAGGTTTCTGCCGGAGGTGCTGCCCGCCGTGGAGATCGGCTGGCGGCTGGGCCGGCAGTACTGGGGACAGGGCTACGCCTCCGAAGCCGCGCACGCCGCGCTGGAGTTCGCCCTCCAGGACCGTGGCCTCGACCGTGTCGTCAGCATCAGCACGGTGGGCAACGACGCCTCGGAGAATGTGATGCGCAAGCTCGGCATGGTGCTGGAACGCGAGACGGTCCACCCGAGGTACGGCCGCCAGCTGCATGTGCACGCCATCGACCTCACCGAGTACCAGGGCTGA